A region from the Sutcliffiella horikoshii genome encodes:
- a CDS encoding YueI family protein yields the protein MGKNIDDYIDRGLKGTPETKPSERREYLSQLRERIILALTNGQVIQQKPYKPIAELMKRYPSSKLYLDGDLDYMHLSKYIRIANENNIPFTIVDDKASSTNIGLVLSSPTAIDKEDIFVTKEEFQRHL from the coding sequence ATGGGTAAAAACATTGATGATTATATAGATAGAGGGCTAAAAGGAACACCGGAAACAAAGCCTAGTGAGAGAAGAGAATATCTTTCACAGCTTCGTGAGCGAATTATTCTTGCGTTGACAAACGGCCAAGTGATCCAGCAAAAACCTTATAAGCCCATTGCAGAGTTAATGAAAAGATACCCTTCTTCCAAGCTGTATCTTGATGGGGATTTGGATTATATGCATCTTTCCAAATATATTCGTATTGCTAATGAAAACAATATCCCCTTTACCATTGTCGACGATAAAGCGTCCTCTACCAATATTGGGCTAGTCCTTTCTAGTCCTACAGCAATTGATAAAGAAGATATCTTTGTTACAAAGGAAGAGTTTCAACGACATTTATAG
- a CDS encoding ribonuclease H-like YkuK family protein — MDNPSKFINITHGYLTFEQAYEKLLLFIQKDVRAPYLLSIGTDSHVHQQETKFMTAVHLHRVGKGAWGCVRPYIVNRAIRSLHEKISLETALSQEIAMLFTMEKLEKIQDLLLPHLEHGADFHFEIHLDIGQKGATKDFIQEMTGRITAMGLDAKIKPDAYTAFCYANRYTK; from the coding sequence ATGGATAACCCCAGCAAGTTTATTAATATTACCCACGGCTACCTTACTTTTGAACAAGCTTATGAAAAGCTCCTTTTGTTTATCCAAAAAGACGTGAGGGCCCCATACTTACTATCTATCGGTACAGATTCACATGTACATCAACAGGAAACCAAATTCATGACTGCAGTGCATCTGCATCGTGTTGGTAAGGGTGCTTGGGGTTGTGTAAGGCCATACATCGTAAATAGAGCCATTAGAAGCCTACATGAAAAAATTTCGCTTGAGACTGCTTTAAGTCAAGAAATCGCGATGTTATTTACAATGGAAAAATTGGAAAAGATACAAGATCTATTACTGCCGCATTTGGAGCATGGTGCGGATTTCCATTTTGAAATTCATCTCGATATTGGGCAAAAAGGTGCTACAAAAGATTTCATACAGGAAATGACAGGTCGGATTACGGCCATGGGCTTGGATGCCAAGATAAAGCCGGATGCATATACAGCCTTTTGTTATGCAAACCGCTATACAAAGTAA
- the abbA gene encoding antirepressor AbbA, with protein sequence MVTLTQEEKDLLVTLLISTDVAKELVISEINDIEVGEKELETRTYQKLIELYDKIS encoded by the coding sequence ATGGTGACTTTAACTCAAGAGGAAAAGGATCTGCTGGTAACCTTATTGATATCAACTGACGTGGCCAAAGAATTGGTAATCAGTGAAATAAATGATATAGAGGTAGGGGAAAAGGAACTTGAGACTAGAACCTATCAAAAACTGATTGAATTGTATGATAAAATCTCTTAG
- the cbpB gene encoding cyclic-di-AMP-binding protein CbpB, with product MISLQSSKVLGATIKDLIIPAERVAHVQVKNNLEHALLVLTKTGYTAVPVLDPKYRLHGLVSTTHIMDSILGLERIEFDKLEHMIVEDVMNKELPCLNVTATVEKGLELLVDHPFVCVQDENDVFEGILTRRTILDRLNTHFQTNETKKDPEA from the coding sequence ATGATCAGCCTCCAAAGTAGTAAAGTATTAGGAGCAACCATTAAAGATTTAATTATTCCAGCCGAACGGGTGGCACATGTACAAGTAAAGAATAATTTGGAACACGCCTTACTGGTTCTTACTAAAACAGGATATACAGCTGTTCCTGTTCTAGATCCTAAATATAGGTTACATGGTCTTGTCAGCACTACCCACATTATGGATTCTATACTTGGATTAGAGCGAATTGAATTTGATAAACTTGAGCATATGATTGTCGAAGATGTGATGAATAAAGAACTTCCTTGTTTAAATGTAACAGCTACAGTGGAAAAGGGATTGGAACTTTTAGTAGACCATCCTTTTGTCTGTGTTCAAGATGAAAACGATGTATTTGAAGGTATACTGACCCGTCGTACAATCTTAGATAGATTGAATACACATTTTCAAACGAATGAAACGAAAAAAGACCCGGAAGCATAG
- a CDS encoding MDR family MFS transporter — MGTATLERQEVKQASQNKTKKPLVLAAIMLAMFMAAIEATIVSTAMPAIAADLGGFSLYSWVFSSYLLMNAVTVLIYGKLSDLFGRKPILTFGIIVFLIGSLLCGMATSIEMLIVFRFIQGFGAGAVMPIASTIVGDMYTKEERAKIQGYLSSVWGISAILGPAIGGLLVQYVSWRFVFWVNIPLGILAIIGLYLFLHEGVEKKKHSIDYAGAGLLFVSVSSFMLVMVEGGVRWEWISAPVFNLIALAVITFIFFILQEKRAKDPMMPFDIWQERSILIANTTSLTTGVMLIGISSFLPAFVQGVMERPPIVAGFTLTTMSIGWPIAAMIAGRLLLKIGFRTTSIIGGVALILGSIIFMTLSPDDGPVWAAFGSFMIGVGMGFSTTAFIVSIQSTVPWQKRGVATASNMFMRTLGSTIGAALLGGILNSRIQEHLRENGALDQFSLDSTTLLLNEEQRNQLSESMRVLLQDGLTSALQTVYLVVAGFAVISFLLILLLPKKNEESGNS; from the coding sequence ATGGGAACTGCTACGCTCGAGAGGCAAGAAGTGAAACAAGCCTCACAAAACAAAACGAAGAAGCCATTGGTGTTAGCTGCAATCATGCTTGCAATGTTCATGGCGGCTATAGAAGCGACGATTGTATCCACAGCCATGCCGGCGATTGCTGCAGATCTTGGGGGATTCTCTTTATACAGTTGGGTATTTTCTTCCTATTTATTGATGAATGCTGTGACGGTTTTGATATATGGCAAACTGTCGGACCTGTTTGGTAGAAAACCTATCCTTACATTTGGAATCATTGTCTTTTTAATTGGATCTTTATTATGCGGAATGGCTACTTCCATTGAAATGTTAATCGTGTTTCGATTTATTCAAGGTTTCGGTGCAGGAGCTGTTATGCCGATTGCCTCCACTATAGTGGGAGATATGTACACAAAAGAGGAACGTGCAAAAATACAAGGGTATTTATCGAGTGTATGGGGAATTTCTGCAATCTTGGGACCTGCTATAGGCGGATTGCTTGTTCAGTATGTAAGCTGGAGATTTGTATTCTGGGTAAATATCCCTTTAGGCATATTAGCCATTATCGGTCTGTATCTCTTTCTGCATGAGGGAGTGGAAAAGAAGAAACACTCCATCGACTATGCAGGAGCAGGCTTGTTATTTGTATCTGTAAGTTCATTCATGCTTGTCATGGTGGAAGGCGGTGTAAGGTGGGAGTGGATTTCAGCTCCTGTATTTAACCTTATTGCCTTAGCCGTTATAACTTTTATATTCTTTATTCTGCAAGAAAAGAGAGCGAAAGATCCGATGATGCCGTTTGATATTTGGCAGGAACGGTCTATCCTAATTGCCAATACCACATCATTGACAACGGGTGTCATGTTAATAGGTATTTCTAGTTTCTTACCGGCATTTGTACAAGGTGTCATGGAGAGGCCTCCCATTGTTGCGGGTTTCACCTTGACTACCATGTCCATTGGGTGGCCGATCGCTGCAATGATAGCAGGAAGGCTTTTGTTAAAAATAGGTTTCAGGACGACTTCCATTATTGGGGGAGTTGCACTGATACTTGGAAGCATCATTTTCATGACGTTAAGCCCTGATGATGGTCCAGTCTGGGCAGCATTTGGCTCGTTCATGATTGGAGTCGGAATGGGTTTTTCAACAACTGCCTTCATCGTCTCTATACAAAGTACCGTTCCTTGGCAAAAACGAGGAGTCGCAACAGCATCCAATATGTTTATGCGAACACTGGGAAGCACCATTGGAGCAGCACTGTTAGGTGGAATTTTGAACTCGAGAATCCAGGAGCATTTGCGGGAAAATGGTGCTTTAGATCAATTTTCTTTAGATTCAACGACGCTCCTTCTTAATGAGGAGCAGCGCAATCAACTTTCAGAATCCATGAGGGTATTGCTTCAGGATGGATTAACATCCGCACTTCAGACAGTTTACCTAGTAGTTGCAGGATTTGCGGTCATCAGCTTTTTATTAATTTTGCTCTTGCCTAAGAAAAATGAAGAAAGCGGCAACTCTTAA